GCTCTTCCAGCGCGACGACGTGAGGGTTGTGCTGAAAACCGAAAAGCCGTTTGCGCTTGCGTACTCCGCAGTTTTGAGCAGGCGCAGTTTGAAGCATTCAAGGCAACGCGCCCCGCGTTCGGGTTCGGCGGCGAGCGGCGAGCATTGCGCCGACCACTCCGAATGCGTCCAGTCGGCGTCGATAAACGGCGCGCCCATTGAAAGCGCAAGTTTTTTGTTTTCGCTCTTGCGGAGTTCGTACTCTTGGAGCGGAAAAATATTCGGGTTGAAATAGAAAACGGCGAAGTCCGCCCCCATTCTTAAAAGCTCCTCCATGACAGCCGCCGAGCACGGCGCGCAGCACGAGTGCAAAAGAATTTTGCCTCCCGCAGGAGGCAAAAAATCGGGGTTAATCCGTCCTTTCATCGGCTACATTTTGCTCAGCAATTCCTGCAATTTGAGCTGGAATGGATACATGTCGCTCTGCGGCGGCGTCTTGCCCGCTTCGGGGATAAGACCGAGCTGCCCCATGCGGTCTATGCGCCACTCCGCCTTTGTGCCGTCCGAGAAAACGACGTCGCCCGAAACTATGCAATCGGGACGCTGAATCGGGCTTACCGAAACCTGAATGTTCGCGGCCTGCGCGGGGTTTTCAGGTTGCGCGGGGCTGCCGTAGCCGCCCTCTTCCGCCGCGGGTTCAGTGTCGTCGGCGTCGGCGTAGTCGGGTTCTCCGTAGCCCGAATTGTCGTCGTAGCTTTCGGCTGGGTCGGGCTGCATGCCGCCCGCGGATTCCTGAGGAATTTCGGAGGGCGCGTCGGCTTCGGAGGGCTGCTCTTTCGAGACGATTTCCGCGCCGAGGTCGTCAATAAGGAATCTTACGTCCATGTATGTCATGGAGATTCCGAATTCCGATTTCAGGCGGCTTTGCACGTCGGCGACGCTCGCGCCGTCGGCAACCCAGGATTTCACACAAGCGGATTGATTTTTATCCAAATTCATTGTTTTACATCATCGGTTCGGCGATAAACTGCACGCGCTTTGTCACAGTGTTTCCGTACTGCGACACGAGGCGTTTGTAGTTTTCGACGCCGAGAGTTCCGTTTTTCATCATGCCGCGCATTTCGAGCGCGCCGACGTCCGAAATGAACGTCATGGAAAAGTCCGCAAACGCGAGGAATCCGTCCTCGACCAAGCTCGATTCGACGGGGTATTTGCCGCCGCCCGATCCTATGCCGTAGGCGTTTGCCGCGAGGATTTTCGGGCCGATTGTAACGGGCGTGCCCGGCGGAATGTACGCAATTTTATATTCGGGCTCGTTTATGCCCTTGTTCGGGTTTTTGTAGAACACGCCCAAGGTGAGGCGGAAGTCGACAATATTCATCACGAGCAGGTTTTCGGGAGCGAGCGTCCACGAGCGCAAGTCCTGACCGGGCTGTTCAAGCCCCTGTTCGTCGATAATCGTGCACGATTTCTGCCACAGGTTGCCCGACAGCGCGTATTTGTAGCTTTCGGAATTGGGGTCTTTTGTGTATCCCTGAACGGTGTCGCCCATGGCTTCGAGAACGGTCGAGCGGGGGTCGATTACCGCGCGGTAAAGCCCGAAGAACGCGTTGTACTGCGTCAAGTTCGCCGACGAGTCCGACGACGACTTCATGAACGGGCTTTTAATTGCAAGCTGGTACTTGATTGCGCAGACGCTTCCGGGAATCGGGACTGCCTGTTTCGAGCGGGTGTCGTCGCCCTGATTTGCCGTCGAGATTTGGTCGCGCGTGTAGCGCGGGCGCAGAACCGTGGACGAGAAGAACATGATTTCCGGCGGTTTGAGCGGCGTGGCATCGAGGTAGTTCGAGCCGCTGAGAACGCCGACGTTGTCGGGGTAGTCAACCTGAAACCACGCTCTGCCGTCGCGCTTTATCATGACGCTTTCGAAGTCGTCCTGCAAAATGTTGCCGACAACAGTTGCGTCGAACTTGTTTTTGAGTTCGCCGCTCGCCCTGTTCCAAGTGTTGAGAATGTTTGTCGTTACGCTCAGAACCGCAAGCACGATTATCGTCATTATGGCGCTTGCCGCCATAATTTCCACGAGTGTAAAAGCTTTTTTTACAGATTTCATTGCTATCTCATTTTCATGATTAGACCCTGAAAGACGCGGCGCTCCTCGTTGACCCTGTCGTCGCCCGACCCTTTTGTGATGTCCTGACGCGGCTCGGCGAAGACTTCAATCGTCAGCGGCAGGTAGGAAAGCGCGTAGTTCGAGGCGTCGCCGCCGAGCGAGCCGCCGCCGTATTCGGTGTTGTCGCCGATGCGCACGCGTTCGCCTTTAAGACCGTTCTGGTAGAGCGAAATGTTCGCCCTGTAAACGTCGCCCTCCGAGTTTTCGAGCGCGTCGCTCGACGGAGGCATTGACGGCACCGCACCCTCGTTTTCCGACGACATCGTAAAGAGGCTCGAATTGTCGGGATCGTCGGGGTTTTGGTATTCGTCCCAAAAATAGACAACATAGGGCTGCGAGGGGTTCGCGACCCAGCGGAAAACTTCGTCGAAGCGTTTCGTGCGCAGAATGGTTTCCATCAGCGCAACGCAGTTCGCCGATTTTTGCTGGTGGCGGATTTGCGTGATGTTTGCGGTAATCGCGCCCAAAAGACCTATCATCGAAGTAATCGAAACCGCGATTACCCCAACCGCAAGCATGACTTCGACGAGCGTAAACGCCTTTTTTTGTGAATTCTGTTTTCGCATAAGAAAAAATTATTTGATTGTTTCCTCCATCTCGTCGTGTCCCGAAAACGGAATCGTGTGTCCGAGAAGCCTGATTACGAAGCCAAGCTCCGAATCGGGGTTGTCGATAACGTACATTCCGTTGGCGTCGAGCCTGCCCATGGCAATCATGACGTATGCGCCCGGGTTGAGGGAGAGACCGTCGGAGGAGAATTTGTACGAGTACCAGTCGCCGCTGCCTTCGGTGAGCGCTTCGGGCTGGCGGCTCGGAAATTCGGTGATGTTTACAATCTCGAACGCGCCCGTGTAGCCGTTGTTGAAGGTGCTTTTGTAGACCTCGCTTTTGTCGATGTCCTTGCCGAGCTTCACGAATTTGTCGAAGTCGTTTTCGGGCGGGACAAAGAACACGTTTTGCGGCATGATGAAGCCGTCGTTGAGCGCGACCCAGCCAAGCTCCATGTCGTTGCGCCCCTTCGAGCGGTAGATTACGCCCACCTGCCTGAGTTTGCGGGTTATGTCCGGCCCCTTGTAGATGATTACGCGGCAGTCGGTCTGCTTCTGCATCGCCGTTACCCGCGCTTCGTAGAAAGCCGTTATCAACGACTGCTGCGCCGAATACGCCGACTGCGAGGAGTCTTTCATATTCAGCATGGAAATACCCATCGACAACACCGAAATAATCGCGATGACCACGAGCATTTCGATGAGGGTAAAGCCTTTTCTTTGCGAACGCATATTGGATAATGAAAAATGTTATTGCCAAGTAAAGACGTTTTCGGAGCTGAAATCCGCCGTCGCGCTGAACGAGTCCTTTTTGAGCGTAAAGATTATCGCCTTTGCGCGGATACCCGCCGTGGGGTTCGGCACTATTTCCTTGATTTCCTGAACGGTGAAGCCGTCGGTGATTGCGGGGAAGCCAGCCTTGATGAAGCCGTCGTTGTCGCCGTCAACGCAGACGTAGATGTTGGGGTTGCCGAAGCTGTCTATAATAACCCATTTGCCCTCGCGCTTGATGATGTTCGAAGTCGCGATGTCCAAAAAGTTGCGCGATTTGCGGTTGTACTCGCGGCGGTCGCTCTGCGTGAGTCTGCCGCCTTCGGGGGTTTTGCCCGTGAGCGCCTTTATCATGCCCTCGGAGAAGTTTTCCTGCGCGAGGTTCGTTCTGTCGCGCGAGGTGAGGAACGCGGGGTAGTATCCGTACTCCGTCTGGTAGCGTTCGAGCGCGCTTACCATGTTCGAGAAAAGCGTTTTGGAGGTCGTCGCCAACGCCCTCTTCTGCGCCCCCGAAATCATCGGGGTCAGCATGCCCACGAGCACGCCGATAATCGCGATGACAATCATCAGTTCC
The Opitutia bacterium KCR 482 genome window above contains:
- a CDS encoding prepilin-type N-terminal cleavage/methylation domain-containing protein, with product MKSVKKAFTLVEIMAASAIMTIIVLAVLSVTTNILNTWNRASGELKNKFDATVVGNILQDDFESVMIKRDGRAWFQVDYPDNVGVLSGSNYLDATPLKPPEIMFFSSTVLRPRYTRDQISTANQGDDTRSKQAVPIPGSVCAIKYQLAIKSPFMKSSSDSSANLTQYNAFFGLYRAVIDPRSTVLEAMGDTVQGYTKDPNSESYKYALSGNLWQKSCTIIDEQGLEQPGQDLRSWTLAPENLLVMNIVDFRLTLGVFYKNPNKGINEPEYKIAYIPPGTPVTIGPKILAANAYGIGSGGGKYPVESSLVEDGFLAFADFSMTFISDVGALEMRGMMKNGTLGVENYKRLVSQYGNTVTKRVQFIAEPMM
- a CDS encoding prepilin-type N-terminal cleavage/methylation domain-containing protein gives rise to the protein MKLGKKAFTLVELMIVIAIIGVLVGMLTPMISGAQKRALATTSKTLFSNMVSALERYQTEYGYYPAFLTSRDRTNLAQENFSEGMIKALTGKTPEGGRLTQSDRREYNRKSRNFLDIATSNIIKREGKWVIIDSFGNPNIYVCVDGDNDGFIKAGFPAITDGFTVQEIKEIVPNPTAGIRAKAIIFTLKKDSFSATADFSSENVFTWQ
- a CDS encoding epoxyqueuosine reductase QueH is translated as MKGRINPDFLPPAGGKILLHSCCAPCSAAVMEELLRMGADFAVFYFNPNIFPLQEYELRKSENKKLALSMGAPFIDADWTHSEWSAQCSPLAAEPERGARCLECFKLRLLKTAEYASANGFSVFSTTLTSSRWKSAEQVAEAGAFAESAFPDVRFWLRNWRKGGLSERRAQLLREYGFYNQTYCGCEYSMPPQSCPQNNSAESAQK
- a CDS encoding prepilin-type N-terminal cleavage/methylation domain-containing protein, producing MRSQRKGFTLIEMLVVIAIISVLSMGISMLNMKDSSQSAYSAQQSLITAFYEARVTAMQKQTDCRVIIYKGPDITRKLRQVGVIYRSKGRNDMELGWVALNDGFIMPQNVFFVPPENDFDKFVKLGKDIDKSEVYKSTFNNGYTGAFEIVNITEFPSRQPEALTEGSGDWYSYKFSSDGLSLNPGAYVMIAMGRLDANGMYVIDNPDSELGFVIRLLGHTIPFSGHDEMEETIK